In one Nocardioides luteus genomic region, the following are encoded:
- a CDS encoding acyl-CoA dehydrogenase family protein: MTTAFTEPEERTALREAVAKLAGKYGHDFVAKQAREGGKMTEMWLEMGHNGFLGVNIAEEYGGGGGGMSDLAAVLEEAATAGAPLLMMVVSPAICGSIIGRCGTEEQKKRWLPAIADGSLLMAFGITEADAGSNSHKITTTAKRDGDEWVLNGQKTFISGVDEADSVLIVARTEDAKTGKLKPALFVVPTDSEGFTKQVIPMAWEAPEKQFTLFIDDVRLPADALVGDEDGGIWQLFAGLNPERIMGAALSCGMARYALAKAVEYAANRSVWKDAPIGSHQGIAHPLAKVKIELEQARLLWQKAAALYDAGDDAGAGEYANMAKYAAGEVACNATDAAVHTHGGNGLTVEYGLANQLVAARLGRIAPVSREMILNYIAMHTLGLPKSY; this comes from the coding sequence ATGACCACCGCGTTCACAGAGCCCGAGGAGCGGACCGCGCTGCGCGAGGCGGTCGCGAAGCTGGCCGGCAAGTACGGTCACGACTTCGTCGCCAAGCAGGCCCGTGAGGGCGGCAAGATGACCGAGATGTGGCTCGAGATGGGCCACAACGGCTTCCTCGGCGTCAACATCGCCGAGGAGTACGGCGGCGGTGGCGGTGGGATGAGCGACCTGGCCGCCGTGCTCGAGGAGGCCGCGACCGCCGGCGCCCCGCTGCTGATGATGGTCGTCAGCCCCGCGATCTGCGGCAGCATCATCGGCCGCTGCGGCACCGAGGAGCAGAAGAAGCGCTGGCTTCCGGCCATCGCGGACGGCAGCCTGCTGATGGCCTTCGGGATCACCGAGGCCGACGCCGGCTCCAACTCCCACAAGATCACCACCACCGCCAAGCGCGACGGCGACGAGTGGGTCCTGAACGGCCAGAAGACCTTCATCTCGGGCGTCGACGAGGCCGACTCGGTCCTCATCGTCGCCCGCACCGAGGACGCCAAGACCGGCAAGCTCAAGCCCGCCCTCTTCGTGGTCCCGACCGACTCGGAGGGCTTCACCAAGCAGGTCATCCCGATGGCCTGGGAGGCGCCGGAGAAGCAGTTCACGCTCTTCATCGACGACGTACGTCTCCCCGCCGACGCCCTCGTCGGTGACGAGGACGGCGGCATCTGGCAGCTCTTCGCCGGCCTCAACCCCGAGCGGATCATGGGCGCCGCGCTCTCCTGCGGGATGGCCCGCTACGCCCTGGCGAAGGCGGTGGAGTACGCCGCCAACCGCTCGGTCTGGAAGGACGCCCCGATCGGCTCCCACCAGGGCATCGCGCACCCGCTGGCGAAGGTCAAGATCGAGCTGGAGCAGGCCCGCCTGCTGTGGCAGAAGGCCGCCGCCCTCTACGACGCCGGCGACGACGCCGGTGCCGGGGAGTACGCCAACATGGCCAAGTACGCCGCCGGCGAGGTCGCCTGCAACGCCACCGACGCCGCGGTCCACACCCATGGCGGCAACGGCCTGACGGTGGAGTATGGGCTGGCCAACCAGCTCGTCGCCGCCCGTCTGGGCCGGATCGCCCCGGTCAGTCGGGAGATGATCCTCAACTACATCGCCATGCACACCCTGGGGCTTCCGAAGTCCTACTGA